One Pleurodeles waltl isolate 20211129_DDA chromosome 3_2, aPleWal1.hap1.20221129, whole genome shotgun sequence genomic window carries:
- the LOC138286357 gene encoding sialic acid-binding lectin-like, producing MTSCVFLLLVVNSLSGLSPASSQSWEQFEKKHIDDSVRGGGNVYCYSEIRNRGITAARGQCKPKNTFIHSPSNTIKGLCTGIVGSQYITSNNPYYLTHCEHLSLIPQEMPPNCNYMAYNYYKPIMIKCDGGTPVHFEKIM from the coding sequence ATGACGTCCTGTGTCTTCCTCCTGCTGGTTGTAAACTCCCTTTCGGGTCTCAGCCCGGCCTCTTCACAGTCTTGGGAGCAGTTCGAAAAGAAGCACATTGATGACTCGGTACGAGGAGGAGGCAACGTTTACTGCTACTCTGAAATCCGAAATCGAGGAATCACAGCTGCACGAGGACAGTGTAAACCAAAAAACACCTTCATCCACTCACCATCGAACACCATCAAGGGCTTGTGCACAGGCATAGTTGGATCTCAGTACATCACAAGCAACAACCCATACTATCTCACCCACTGCGAACATCTTTCCTTAATACCTCAGGAAATGCCACCAAACTGCAACTATATGGCCTATAACTACTACAAACCTATCATGATTAAGTGTGATGGTGGTACCCCTGTGCACTTTGAGAAAATCATGTAA